From the Nitrospiria bacterium genome, the window ACCGCCCCCGGTGGTGTGCGTTCCGCCGTTGAGCATCGGGACGGCCACCAAGTCCAGGTCATACGGCATCTGGAAGAAAAGCGCCTGCCCCGCGTCGATGGCCGCCTTGACCGTCTGGCCGGGAGGATTCCCCGCCGTTACGACCTGCGCGGTGTACGGCACCGTGTCATGAAGATACTGAACCAACTCCCGGAAGCTGCCGTTCACCCCATAGCCGACCGGCTCGGTGGTATGGATATCGGCGATCGGTCCGCTCCGGATCTCCTTCCCGGTTTTCGGATCATGATAGGTGGAGCCGAACGGCTCGACAATCAGACCGCCCACCGCGCCGTGCGGCCAGGTGGTGCCGCCGAGGGCGTGGTCATGCCAGAAGACCGTTCCCAAGTCGGCGTCCACCCAATACCGATAACGGACATACTCCACCGAAGCGATCTCTCCCTTCTTGTGGCTATTTTTCAAAGGTTCACTGAAAAAGACCGTGTCCCCTTTGATGTCCTTGATCCACCGAACCTCCGAGGTTTTGACCTCGTTCATTCCGATCATGATATCCGTTCCGACATGATACGGCGTCGCCCCTTCCGGCATCTTGATTTTGATGCTGACGGCTCCGGCCTTGACGTCCTCGGTTAGAGTGGAATTCATCGGCACCGGAAGTCCCGCCTGTTTGTCTTTCTTCATCTCCGTAAACGGCCGGACCGACTGCTCATAAGAAAAGCCGGTGATCACGCCGTCCGAAGACTGGTTGTCGAATTGGATGAAATGCGGGTGGATGTTGATCTTCGACATCTGGAAATTGGTGGTGTCATTGTCCATCCACTCGCTTTTTAGGATGACGTCCACGCAGTCATAGACGTTGGCACGGTAGACCAACGGGCGCGCCAGATCGCTGTTCGCCCTCACGGCGGCTTCCTCTTCTTGGAGGACATAGATCGTCCCGTGCTGATCCACCACGGCTTTCTCTTTGCCGATGGCGTCATTCATCGTGATCGGTGTTTCGATAAAGTGGATTGTGTATTGCTTTCTTCCCGCATTCTCAGGACAGAGACTCCAACGCCCCTGTTCTCCCGGTCGGGCCGGAAGGGTCGTTTCACTTCCCGGTGCACCGACACTGCCCGGATCGGTCGACAAGGCTCCCGTATTCTTATCCATATGAATCGGCTCCAGCCACGGCGCAGGTCCGTGATGGCGGGCAAACGGAACCCGCTTTCCGAGGTGCGGCTTGAAATGCGGCCAAGCCAGCTTCCCCGTCTTCTCCTCGAACAGGATCGGCGGCCGCTTCCCCGGCATCGGAGAGGTGTACTTGGGCCACGGGAAGGTCCCCGTCACTTCCGGTTCGCCCATCGCCTTGCTCCCGTCCCAGGTCCAGTCCCATACCGTCGCATCGTAGGCCTCGATCTGGCCCTTCTCGTCCGCGACGTGGCCCGGCTGTCCGGCCGGCGGCAGCATCATCTTCACCCAGTCCTTGATCGAAACATCCGGAACGGCCTTGGAGAAGTCCGTCTTGTCCGCCGTGATGTTCCATTTCTTGTCGTACCAGTCCATCGTCCTTCCGACCAGCTTGTCGGAGGTCACGGCCGGCTTCATCCGGCCTTTCCGGTCGGGAAGCTCCTGCAAGGGCGGCATGATGTCGGTGCTGCCGAACGGATAGTTCCCGATCTGCAGCGTGTTGTACACACGCCAGTACGACCACATCCCGGCGACATAATGGTGCGCCACGTGGCAGTGGAACAGAAAATCTCCCGCGAGTTGCTGACAAAGACCGGACCCGCACTCGGTTTGAAGATCCAAGGCCTCGGTCGGCCCGATCACTTCCACGTCCACGCGATCAGACGTCGTCCGAACCTCCGGGAACTTCACCGGACCGTTTGAGGCCGCATTCATGAGGAAGTCGGCCTTTCCATCGGCTTGCGGCTGACGAAGCCAGCGGATGGATCCGCCGTGCGGATGGTGCGAATGAAAGACCTCGCCGCCGCCGTGGACCAAGCGAAACTTGGCCGGGTCCCCCATATACGATCGTGGAAGCGGCGTGGGCACATCGCCAAAGGTGTAAGCGCTGTAGGCCATCGACTCGTCTTCAAAATGGAAATACTTTTCCTGAAGCGCGAGGTTGTTGATCCCGAAGGGCTCGCTGCGATAATTGAGCGCCCGAGCGGAGGGACGGTAGGCATCCGTGTTGGGGTCCCGCTGCGGAATCATTTCGCCGTTCCGGTTCAGCGGCCGGAAGGATTCATCCCCGATTTCATGGTAGAAGACCACGAACTCCCGGAAATCCGGAACATTGGGATTGGCGATCATCACCTCCCATCCGCTCTTGGTTTCTTTTCCCGTGATTGCATCCAGATAGGTAGAACCCATCGGCTCCACGGTAAAGGACCCGATCATTCCCAGACTCGCCTGCTCGCGGCCGACATGGCTGTGCATCGCATGCACGCCCTCCTGCTCGTCCGGCCGGATGTACCATTCAAAAACCTGGCTTTTGCCCGGTTTGACGGTCGAATCCGGGTTGGCCGATGTCGCCGGCTGGCCGGTGGCCTTGACGATCGTGCTGGAACCATGGATATGCAAACCGACATCTTCGCCGTCCAACTGATTCCGGAGGGTGATGATCACACAGTCCCCCTGGTTTCCGCGGATATTGAGCGGCTGGATCATGTCGGTCTGAAGACCGGTCGAGACGGCGCCGATTTCATACCCCGGCTTCTTTCGGGCCTCACGATTGATTTTTTCCTCATCACGGACCTTCTGAATATTCTCGGTCAAAACATACATATATCCGGGATGGTAGTCCAGCCACTGATTCAGGGTAATCTCAACATTGATCGCCGAGACATCGTACTCTTTCACCGGAGCACCGGCCGGACAATGCCCGCCGTTGGTAACGGTTTCATTGGGACCGGCCGGTCCCAGGAAATAGCTCCGGTCCATTTGCTGCATCGTGGCCATGTCGGTGAAAGGCCCCGAACCGCCGGCGTGTGCCGCGCGTTGTCCGGAACCCTTCGCGATCTCGTCCATCAGCTTCTGCATCGCGGCGTCCACCTGGTCCTCATGTCCCGTGTGGCCTTCGGCTGAATCTTCCCGGGTGACCTGTTCTTTTAGCTTCGTCTTCCAGTCGGCGCCGGTCGGCCCGTTGGAATCCGCGACCTGAGCATGCGATTGTCCTTCCTCCGCGACCGCGGTCGGAAGCGAAAAGACGCCCCCGAAGAACGACGTCAGATAGAGTCCGGCGATGAGCGATGCCGTCTTCCCAAACCATCCGAAGTACCCTGTTTTCATGACTGACCTCCTTGATTTTCCCCCATAGGGCCGGTTCGATTCCTTCGCCTATTCGCCCGAGAATTTTTAATTTATTTCAGCACGGCGGACATGAGGTCTTCCACCGTGGCGTTCTTGATTCTTGTCTTGTCGTAGATCGTGAGCTGATTGGCCTCCAGTGTGCAATGAACAACCCTCGTATGATAGCGGGAAACCAATTCCTGCAAGAGGGCCTGATCTTCCGGGCTGCTCATTTCGCTAAAATCCACCACGACCTCCGGCTTGAAACTGCCGCATATTTTGTGAGCCGTCCTCACATCCGGCACCTTCTCGATCATCAAACGCTCCTGCTGCCCCTCCAGAAGGCTGACGATCCCGGTTCCGAACAACGATTGCGTCGTGATTAAAAGAAGCCGTCGCTTTTGCATAGAGCCCTCTACGGAGGTTAACGAACTGCAGATTACTCCCTTGTTAAAGGCGCTGTCTATTCCGCGAATGGTCTATTTTTGAGGGGGAAAGGGGTTATTCGAATATAGCTCTTCTGGACTATGAAGAAACCGGAGAAACGGAGTTCTTCAATCTTTACGGAGAGATTTTTGATTCACGAGGCCTTGTTCGTGGGCATAGATCGCGGCCTGGATGCGATTATTCATATGGAGTTTTTTGAGAATATTCTTGAGGTGGATCTTGACCGTGTGCTCGGAGAGGCAAAGGGCGTTTGCAATCTCCTTATTGCTGCTGCCCTTGGCTAAGAATTGGAGAATTTCGTGTTCACGCGTTGTCAGGAGGTTCACCTTGGATTCCGATGGGGTATCGATTTTATGGGCAATGCTGCTGAACTCGTTGAGCAGCTTCAAGGCCATCGAGTGAGGAATAACGGCCTCTCCCGCAGCCAGGAGATGGATGGCTTTGATGAGTTGGTCGGGTTCCACATTTTTAAGCAAATAGCCTCGGGCTCCGGCCTTGATCGCCGAGAAAAGATCCTCGTCCTCCTCCGAGACGGTGAGCATGATGATCTGCGCCTCGGGCATCGTTTCGCGAACGGCCCGGGTGGCCTGAATGCCGTTGGAGATCGGCATATTGACGTCCATGAGGATCACGTCCGGCTTGAGCGCCCGGGCCATTCGGACGCCTTCTTCGCCGTCCTTGGCCTCTCCGACCACCTCGATCCCTCGCTGCTGCCGAAGCAGGCTGGCGAGTCCTTTTCGAAAAAGAGTGTGATCGTCTACAATGAGAACTTTGACGGGAGGCATCGCATTTTATCTCTTCGCCATCTCCAGAGAAAGGGTCGCGCGGAGAGTCGTCCCGGCGCCCGGTTGCGACTCCAAGCGCAACTCACCCTGCAGATGCGCCATGCGTTCTTTCATGATCTCCAGCCCCATGCGGGGATGTTTCTGGTTCGGAAGCGACCGGGAGTCAAAGCCGCGGCCGTCGTCTTGGATCTTGACCTCAAGATGGGTCGGGGTCGATGAGAGCGATATCGTGATCTCCTCGGCGGATGCATGTTTGCGAACATTCGACAGGGCTTCTTGAATCACACGGAACAGCTGCACCTGGACGGTGGGGGACAGCGCGGGTACGTCGGATCGGGGAAGCTGAACCCGAATTCCGGTCCTGCGGCTAAAATCCTGCGCGTAGTCGGACAAGACCGTCAGGAAGTCCTGATCCTCCTTAAATTTCGTTCGGAAATTCACGAGCAGCTCCCGGACGTCCTCGTAGGTGTCTTGGATCACCCGACGGATCTGGTTCAACTCCGACAGAGCCTGCGTCGGGGCGCTCTTATTCAACAAGTCTTCCAGTTTTTTAGCCTCCAGATTCAAATAGGCCAGATTTTGCGCAATGCCGTCATGGATCTCCCGGGCGATCATGTTCCGCTCCTCCGCGACCGCCAATTCGCGAGTCCTCGCATAGAGCTGGGCGTTTTCAATCGCCACGCCGATCTGACGGCCCACAAGAACAAGGAACTCCTGGTCCGTTTTCATGAACGCATGGGGGCGTTTCGCATAAACCGTCATGATCCCCAGCACACGGTCTCTCGATTTCAACGGGATGCTGACGACCGAACCGAACGGTTCATCCCGACAGGCGGCCCGGGTTAAGCGAACCTCGGTCGATAGGTCGGGTGAAGAGACCAACTCGCCGGTCTGGGCCACCCGACCGCAGAGGCAGTCGCCGACGGGAATACAGTCCTCCGCATAGATAAACTCCCGGGAAATCCCGCGGCTCGCGATCAACTTTAGATGGTCGGTCTTCGGCTCAAGGATATGAACCGATCCGATGTCGGCTCCGGTCAACTCCAAAAGCTGGTCCAGCGTGCCGCCCACCGCCTTGTCCAGACTGCCCGTCTGGCTGATGATGGCCGACAGCCGGTTGAGCGTCGAAAATTGGGAGTTTCTTTGATGAAGAATCTCCGCCGCATCGAACCGCCGCGGAATTTTCCGAGCCTTCACGATTCGTCCCCTCCCCATTTCTTTGTCCACCCCATTATACCGGGATGCCAGGGAAAAATAAAGGCCGATTGCGGGATGGCTCACGTACGACTTAATTTATGGACAAATTCGACCGCGGCCTCGACATTCTCGACCGGCGTTTCGGGAAGGATTCCATGACCTAAGTTGAAGATGTGACCGGGCCGGCCCCCCGCACGCCGAAGGATGTCGTGAACGCGTCGTTCAATCTCCTTCGTCGGACCGAACAGGACGACGGGGTCAAGATTTCCCTGGATCGCGACTTCCGGTCCCACGCGTTTCCAGGCCTCATCCAAATGGATTCGCCAATCCACGCCGATGACCTCTCCACCGGCCTCGCGCATGGATTCCAGAAATCCGGACGTCCCTGTCCCGAAATGGATCACGGGAACACCCTCCGTTTTCAAACCGTCGATCATCCGCCGCGTGTAGGGCAGGACATACTCTCGGAAATCCTCCGGACTTAAACAACCGACCCAGGAATCAAAGATCTGAACCGCCTGCGCCCCGGCCCGGATCTGGGCCCGAAGGTAGCCGGCCATGGCGTCGGCGAGTTTCACCATCAACTCCTTCCAGAGCGAAGGCGCATGAAGCATCATCCGCTTCGTTTGAATGTAATGACTCGAATGGCCGCCCTCAATGATGTAGCTGGCCAGGGTAAACGGCGCTCCGCAGAATCCAATCAACGGAACCTTCCCGTCGAGTTCTCGACGGACCATCCGGATCGCCTCCATCACAAAAGGCGTCTTTTCGTCCGGTTCGAAGGGCTGAAGCGCCCGAACAGCCGCTTCATCACGTACCGGGTTATGGATCACCGGTCCCTCGCCCTTCGCAAATTCCAACTGGATGCCCATCGGCTCGAGTGGAAGCAGGATATCGGCGAAGATGATCGCGGCATCCACGTCGAAACGTTCGATGGGCTGAAGCGTGACCTGGGCGGCCAGTTCGGGGGTCTTGCAAATCGCGAGGATGGAGTGCGTCTTCCGGACTTCGCGATATTCCTTCATGTACCGCCCGGCCTGGCGCATGAACCAGACCGGGGTGCAATCGACGGGCTTTCTCTGGCAGGCGAACAGAAAACGGTCCCTACGGCTCATTATCCATTCCGATTAAAATAATGCTCTGATCCGAATACTCGAAAGTGGCGTTTTCGGAAACACGAGAAAAAAATTCAGAATATTGTATCAGCCGAGATTGAACGTGTCAATTCGAATTCAGGACCGAAAGAACAAAATTTATTTAGAAATCATGAGGATGCAAGAGAAACAACCGATACATTTTATTCCTTCAACGGACAAATCAACCGTTGAGATCGGGACTTTTCCAGTAGATCGACGGCCCCGGATTATAAATGCTCAACCATGCCGGTGATGGCCCGCTGTCTTATGAATGATTCATCTTGACAGTCCATCCTTCGATGGTAAAATTAAATCAACGACAAACGGATCGGAGACTTTGTTCAAAATGAATCCCACACACCCATCCAGCTCAGACAATGGAAAACGAAAAGTTGCCCTGGTTCTCTCCGGCGGAGGTTCGAAGGGGGCCTATTCGGTAGGGGTTGTGAACGCGCTGTGCGATCTGGGAATCCATCCGGACATCGTTTGCGGAACGAGTTCAGGGGCCCTGAGCGCGGCGATGGTGGTCGCAGGCGAGGAGAGAAAACTCCTCGAAATCTGGGAACACCTTACCACCGAACAAGTTTACTCGCGCATGTGGAAGATGTCCTTTATCGCCTCCTTTTTTGGAAATTTCACCTACCCCTATTTCTCCTCAAAACCGCTCCTGGACTTGATCCGCAACAGCGTGAATTTCGACAAGGTCAGGACCAGTTCCAAAAAACTCATCGTCAGCGCCTTCGACTTGGTGACGGGAAGAGTCTTCCGATTCTACAACGACAGCCCTCATCTCGACCTCTGCCTTCTGGCTTCCGCCAGCATCCCGGTGATCTTTCCACCGGTCCGAGTGGACGACCACGTCTTGGTGGACGGCGGCGTGACGGACAATGTTCCCTTCAAGACGGCCATCGAAAGCGGGGCCACCCAGATCTACGCGGCAATCAACAGCCGGAGGGAGGATTTCGCCAACAAGAAGATCCGAAACAACCTGGCGCTGACTATTACGCTTCTGGAAGCCAGCCAGTACGCCATTCTTCTGGACGACGCGCACCACCTGAATCGCATCAACAGCCTCTACCCTCGGGGCGAACTCCATCCGGTCGAAATGATCCTCTTGCAACCCTCGAAAAGCCTGGAACTCGGAACGCTGGAATTTTCAAACAGCTACAAGCTGAAACGCGCGATCGAGCTGGGATACGAGGACACCCTGAAACTGCTTTCCCGAAACGCGAATGAATCCGAACAGCGGGCGCAATCCCCTTCTCTAAAGGCGGGACTGGCCAGCCAATCAACCTAACGACTTTCTCCGTGTTGTTCCTTCCCCCGGCCCTCCGAAACCGCACCGATTGACTCCAGGCGCGGTGTGTGTTAAATCATAATCATGACACGGTATTCCCCGCCGCCCCCCTCCGAACTTGAGGAGGGTTCATGGACCCTCGAAGAGGCTTTTGGGTATTGCGAGCGCCTGACCTTGAGCCATTACGAGAATTTTCCGGTCGGCTCCCGCTTCATTCCCAAAAGGCTCCGGCCGTATGTCCACAGTGTCTACGCCTTCGCCCGCATGGCGGACGATTTTGCGGATGAACCCGACTATGTCGACACCTTGCGCTTGGCCTTCCTCGAAAACTGGGAGAATCAACTGCTCCAATGCGTCTGGCGAAAACCGCAGCATCCCGTCTTCATCGCGCTCAAAGAGACGATCGAGCGATTCGACCTGCCCGTCGCTCTCTTTCAGGATCTCCTCATGGCCTTCAAGATGGACGTGACCGCAAAGCATCACGCCCGGTTTGAGGATCTCCTGACCTACTGCCGGTATTCGGCCAATCCGGTCGGTCGTCTGGTCCTGCTCCTGTTCGACGATCACGACCCGGAACGGCATCGACTTTCCGACTCGATCTGCACCGCGCTTCAACTGACCAACTTCTGGCAAGACGTGGCAGTCGATTTCCGAAAAAATCGGATCTATCTCCCTCAAGAAGACATGGCGGAATTCGGTTACAGCGAAGAAGACCTCCGGAGCCGGCGGTGCAACGAGGCTTTTCGCCGATTGATGCGGCATGAAATCGCGCGGACGAGGGAATTGTTTCACCGGGGCCGCGGCCTTTGCGACCGGGTCGGACGGGACCTGCGCTTCGAGCTCCATCTCGTCTGGAACGGGGGAATGGCCATCCTGGACCGCATCGAGAACGCGGATTACGATGTTTTTTCTCACCGTCCCACCATCGGGTTGAAAGACAAGATCGCCGTCGTGACAAAATCCGCGATCGCCCGATACCGCCGGCAGGAGAAATCATCTAGATGATGCCGTCACAACCATCCCAGGCGGCGCACCGAAGCAGCAACTTTGCCCCGTCGTTTCTGTTCCTTCCCGGACCCCAGCGGGAAGCGATCGAGCGCGTCTACGCCTTTTGCCGGGTATTGGATGACGTTTCCGACGGCGCGCTGAGTCCGCAAGAAAAAAAGCGCCGGTTGGAATTCTGGCGGGAAGAGTTGAACCGATGTTATGCCGGACGGGGAACCCATGCGGTCGTCATCCCTCTGCAGAAAACGGTCGAAGAGTTTAAGCTGACCCGAACCTACTTCGAGGAGCTGTTGCAAGGGGTCGAAATGGACCTGACCGTCTCGCGCTATGCCAACTTCGTTCATCTCTCTCAATATTGTTACCGGGTCGCGGGCACCGTGGGTCTGATCTGCATCGAGATCTTCGGCTGTCCGAGGGAGTCGTACAAGGATTACGCCGTCGCGCTGGGCATCGCGTTTCAGATTACAAACATCCTCCGGGACCTCAAGGACGACGCGCAACGGGGACGGATCTATCTCCCGCAGGACGACCTCCGCCGCTTCGGGTACACCGAGGCGGAGCTGTTGAACTCAACCTACAACGAATCGTTCGCGGAGCTCATGCGGTTTGAGACCGAACGCGCCGGCGACTATTTCCGGCGGGCGGCCGAACTGGTCCAACCCGAACACCGACGGCAGCTCATCGCCTCCGAGATCATGGCCGCCATTTATTCCGCGCTGCTCCATCAGATCAGGGACGCCCGGTACAACGTTTTCGAGCGCCGCGTCCGCCTCTCCAAACCGCGGAAACTGGCCCTGGCTCTCAAGACCGCGCTGATGAACCGGATCGGCGGCGCGCGGGCCGTCACGGCATGAAGAAGGCTCTGATCATCGGCGGCGGCTTCGCGGGCCTGTCGACCGGCGTCGCCTTGGCGAGCCGGGGCGTGAAGGTCACCGTGATCGAACAACGTCGGATACTGGGTGGCCGGGCCTATTCGGTTGAAGACGGGACGACGGGCGAGCTGATCGACAACGGCCAGCATGCGCTGCTGGGCGCGTTTCATGAGACTCAGAAATTTTTAAAGGCGATCGGGTCGGACGGGCTGGTCCGTTATCAAAACCGCTTTCGAATGGTGCTGGTCGAGCCCGGAGGCCGCCGGATGATTCTGAGCGGCCGGCCGCTTCCCCCGCCCCTTCATCTGGCGTTCGGCGTCGCCCTTTGTCGGGGACTATCGGTCGCGGACCGCCTGCATCTGCTCCGGGCCGGGGCTTCGATCGCCATGAAGCGGTCGCTTCCGGACACGATGACGCTCAAGGAATGGATGGATTCCCTCCGTCAACCGGAGTCGCTCCGCCAACGCTGGTGGTATCCCCTCGCGATTTCGGCCTTGAATGAACTTCCCCACCGGGCCTCGGCGGATCTGTTCCTCCGCGTACTGAAACAGACCTTCCTCGGATCGCTCCGGGATTCCTCCTTCGGCATCATCACCGTCGGGCTGGGTGATCTCTACACCGAACAGGCCCGCAAATTCATCGAGGCGCGCGGCGGGGAGGTGTACCTGAACGCGCCCGCGGACCGGCTCGCCTTTTCCGGGCGCCGATTCGAGGCCGTCGTGCTGCGCAACGGCGGGGCGATGACGGCCGATTATGCCGTCAGCGCCGTGCC encodes:
- a CDS encoding patatin-like phospholipase family protein, which produces MNPTHPSSSDNGKRKVALVLSGGGSKGAYSVGVVNALCDLGIHPDIVCGTSSGALSAAMVVAGEERKLLEIWEHLTTEQVYSRMWKMSFIASFFGNFTYPYFSSKPLLDLIRNSVNFDKVRTSSKKLIVSAFDLVTGRVFRFYNDSPHLDLCLLASASIPVIFPPVRVDDHVLVDGGVTDNVPFKTAIESGATQIYAAINSRREDFANKKIRNNLALTITLLEASQYAILLDDAHHLNRINSLYPRGELHPVEMILLQPSKSLELGTLEFSNSYKLKRAIELGYEDTLKLLSRNANESEQRAQSPSLKAGLASQST
- a CDS encoding multicopper oxidase domain-containing protein, with the protein product MKTGYFGWFGKTASLIAGLYLTSFFGGVFSLPTAVAEEGQSHAQVADSNGPTGADWKTKLKEQVTREDSAEGHTGHEDQVDAAMQKLMDEIAKGSGQRAAHAGGSGPFTDMATMQQMDRSYFLGPAGPNETVTNGGHCPAGAPVKEYDVSAINVEITLNQWLDYHPGYMYVLTENIQKVRDEEKINREARKKPGYEIGAVSTGLQTDMIQPLNIRGNQGDCVIITLRNQLDGEDVGLHIHGSSTIVKATGQPATSANPDSTVKPGKSQVFEWYIRPDEQEGVHAMHSHVGREQASLGMIGSFTVEPMGSTYLDAITGKETKSGWEVMIANPNVPDFREFVVFYHEIGDESFRPLNRNGEMIPQRDPNTDAYRPSARALNYRSEPFGINNLALQEKYFHFEDESMAYSAYTFGDVPTPLPRSYMGDPAKFRLVHGGGEVFHSHHPHGGSIRWLRQPQADGKADFLMNAASNGPVKFPEVRTTSDRVDVEVIGPTEALDLQTECGSGLCQQLAGDFLFHCHVAHHYVAGMWSYWRVYNTLQIGNYPFGSTDIMPPLQELPDRKGRMKPAVTSDKLVGRTMDWYDKKWNITADKTDFSKAVPDVSIKDWVKMMLPPAGQPGHVADEKGQIEAYDATVWDWTWDGSKAMGEPEVTGTFPWPKYTSPMPGKRPPILFEEKTGKLAWPHFKPHLGKRVPFARHHGPAPWLEPIHMDKNTGALSTDPGSVGAPGSETTLPARPGEQGRWSLCPENAGRKQYTIHFIETPITMNDAIGKEKAVVDQHGTIYVLQEEEAAVRANSDLARPLVYRANVYDCVDVILKSEWMDNDTTNFQMSKINIHPHFIQFDNQSSDGVITGFSYEQSVRPFTEMKKDKQAGLPVPMNSTLTEDVKAGAVSIKIKMPEGATPYHVGTDIMIGMNEVKTSEVRWIKDIKGDTVFFSEPLKNSHKKGEIASVEYVRYRYWVDADLGTVFWHDHALGGTTWPHGAVGGLIVEPFGSTYHDPKTGKEIRSGPIADIHTTEPVGYGVNGSFRELVQYLHDTVPYTAQVVTAGNPPGQTVKAAIDAGQALFFQMPYDLDLVAVPMLNGGTHTTGGGFFFRAESIAKRLKFKPEPSMVFSTRVYGKDPGTPLLRAYVGDPIVFRLLHVMMNESHTWHIAGHAFRTERYAEHSDFRNAYHVGIAERYDLVTKAGGPQQMAGDYLHFDGRASHFSEGSWGILRVLDKEVPDLKKLPGHEVVPASAKTVCPADAPVKSFNVIAADRALKYNPNAPDMIDVDFDRKLQVANPTGKIY
- the hpnC gene encoding squalene synthase HpnC, which translates into the protein MTRYSPPPPSELEEGSWTLEEAFGYCERLTLSHYENFPVGSRFIPKRLRPYVHSVYAFARMADDFADEPDYVDTLRLAFLENWENQLLQCVWRKPQHPVFIALKETIERFDLPVALFQDLLMAFKMDVTAKHHARFEDLLTYCRYSANPVGRLVLLLFDDHDPERHRLSDSICTALQLTNFWQDVAVDFRKNRIYLPQEDMAEFGYSEEDLRSRRCNEAFRRLMRHEIARTRELFHRGRGLCDRVGRDLRFELHLVWNGGMAILDRIENADYDVFSHRPTIGLKDKIAVVTKSAIARYRRQEKSSR
- the hpnE gene encoding hydroxysqualene dehydroxylase HpnE, which encodes MKKALIIGGGFAGLSTGVALASRGVKVTVIEQRRILGGRAYSVEDGTTGELIDNGQHALLGAFHETQKFLKAIGSDGLVRYQNRFRMVLVEPGGRRMILSGRPLPPPLHLAFGVALCRGLSVADRLHLLRAGASIAMKRSLPDTMTLKEWMDSLRQPESLRQRWWYPLAISALNELPHRASADLFLRVLKQTFLGSLRDSSFGIITVGLGDLYTEQARKFIEARGGEVYLNAPADRLAFSGRRFEAVVLRNGGAMTADYAVSAVPHSALRKLVPPELEQEGGPFEALGHLGDSPMVSIHLWFDRPIMDEEFVGLIDSPIQWVFDKSRLWKKDETQAGALACITSGAYDLIDRSRDELIALARKDLGRFFPEVGKAKLIHSRLIKERQATYSCSPEAERWRPTQETPYENFFLAGDWTRTGLPATIEGAVTSGHRCAELILRR
- the hpnD gene encoding presqualene diphosphate synthase HpnD, which produces MMPSQPSQAAHRSSNFAPSFLFLPGPQREAIERVYAFCRVLDDVSDGALSPQEKKRRLEFWREELNRCYAGRGTHAVVIPLQKTVEEFKLTRTYFEELLQGVEMDLTVSRYANFVHLSQYCYRVAGTVGLICIEIFGCPRESYKDYAVALGIAFQITNILRDLKDDAQRGRIYLPQDDLRRFGYTEAELLNSTYNESFAELMRFETERAGDYFRRAAELVQPEHRRQLIASEIMAAIYSALLHQIRDARYNVFERRVRLSKPRKLALALKTALMNRIGGARAVTA
- the hemE gene encoding uroporphyrinogen decarboxylase yields the protein MSRRDRFLFACQRKPVDCTPVWFMRQAGRYMKEYREVRKTHSILAICKTPELAAQVTLQPIERFDVDAAIIFADILLPLEPMGIQLEFAKGEGPVIHNPVRDEAAVRALQPFEPDEKTPFVMEAIRMVRRELDGKVPLIGFCGAPFTLASYIIEGGHSSHYIQTKRMMLHAPSLWKELMVKLADAMAGYLRAQIRAGAQAVQIFDSWVGCLSPEDFREYVLPYTRRMIDGLKTEGVPVIHFGTGTSGFLESMREAGGEVIGVDWRIHLDEAWKRVGPEVAIQGNLDPVVLFGPTKEIERRVHDILRRAGGRPGHIFNLGHGILPETPVENVEAAVEFVHKLSRT
- a CDS encoding response regulator transcription factor; this encodes MPPVKVLIVDDHTLFRKGLASLLRQQRGIEVVGEAKDGEEGVRMARALKPDVILMDVNMPISNGIQATRAVRETMPEAQIIMLTVSEEDEDLFSAIKAGARGYLLKNVEPDQLIKAIHLLAAGEAVIPHSMALKLLNEFSSIAHKIDTPSESKVNLLTTREHEILQFLAKGSSNKEIANALCLSEHTVKIHLKNILKKLHMNNRIQAAIYAHEQGLVNQKSLRKD
- a CDS encoding GAF domain-containing protein → MKARKIPRRFDAAEILHQRNSQFSTLNRLSAIISQTGSLDKAVGGTLDQLLELTGADIGSVHILEPKTDHLKLIASRGISREFIYAEDCIPVGDCLCGRVAQTGELVSSPDLSTEVRLTRAACRDEPFGSVVSIPLKSRDRVLGIMTVYAKRPHAFMKTDQEFLVLVGRQIGVAIENAQLYARTRELAVAEERNMIAREIHDGIAQNLAYLNLEAKKLEDLLNKSAPTQALSELNQIRRVIQDTYEDVRELLVNFRTKFKEDQDFLTVLSDYAQDFSRRTGIRVQLPRSDVPALSPTVQVQLFRVIQEALSNVRKHASAEEITISLSSTPTHLEVKIQDDGRGFDSRSLPNQKHPRMGLEIMKERMAHLQGELRLESQPGAGTTLRATLSLEMAKR